From a single Caloenas nicobarica isolate bCalNic1 chromosome 12, bCalNic1.hap1, whole genome shotgun sequence genomic region:
- the LPAR4 gene encoding lysophosphatidic acid receptor 4 — protein sequence MGNHSNNHTCLTDDSFKYNLYGAVYSVVFILGLITNCASLFVFCFRMKMRSETAIFMTNLAVSDLLFVFTLPFKIFYNFNRHWPFGDSLCKISGTAFLTNIYGSMLFLTCISVDRFLAIVYPFRSRTIRTRRNSAIVCAGVWILVLSGGISASLFSTTNVSNSSTTCFEGFSKRIWKTYLSKITIFIEVVGFIIPLLLNLTCSSLVLRTLRKPATLSQIGTNKEKVLKMIIVHVAIFVVCFVPYNSILFLYALVRSQAIANCSLERFARTMYPVTLCIATMNCCFDPFIYYFTSESFQKSFNIKTQIKMDSLFKTETPLTKTALPAPQDEISDQAITNGGDPTSESHF from the coding sequence ATGGGAAACCACAGCAACAATCACACCTGTTTAACAGATGATTCCTTTAAGTACAACTTGTACGGAGCCGTGTACAGCGTGGTCTTCATCCTCGGTTTGATTACTAACTGCGCCtccctctttgttttctgctttcgAATGAAAATGCGAAGCGAAACAGCCATTTTCATGACAAACCTGGCTGtttcagatttgctttttgtgttcactttgccttttaaaattttttataaTTTCAACAGGCACTGGCCTTTTGGAGACAGCCTGTGCAAGATCTCTGGGACAGCGTTTCTCACCAACATCTACGGGAGCATGCTGTTCCTCACCTGCATCAGCGTTGACCGTTTCCTCGCAATCGTCTATCCCTTCCGATCTCGCACCATTAGGACCAGGAGAAATTCCGCCATAGTCTGTGCTGGTGTTTGGATACTGGTCCTCAGCGGTGGAATTTCAGCTTCACTGTTCTCCACAACCAACGTTTCCAACAGTAGCACAACCTGTTTCGAAGGTTTTTCCAAACGTATCTGGAAAACCTACCTGTCCAAGATCACTATATTTATTGAAGTGGTAGGATTCATAATACCTTTGCTACTCAACCTCACGTGCTCCTCTTTAGTTCTCAGGACTCTCCGGAAACCTGCCACCTTGTCTCAGATCGGGACAAACAAAGAGAAAGTGTTGAAAATGATCATTGTGCACGTGGCCATTTTTGTCGTGTGCTTTGTGCCTTACAATTCCATACTCTTCTTGTATGCTCTCGTGCGGTCTCAAGCGATAGCAAACTGCTCCTTGGAGAGGTTTGCGAGGACAATGTACCCCGTCACATTGTGCATCGCCACCATGAACTGCTGCTTTGACCCCTTCATCTACTACTTCACATCAGAATCCTTCCAGAAGTCTTTCAACATCAAAACCCAGATAAAAATGGATTCTCTTTTCAAGACAGAGACACCTCTAACAAAGACTGCGCTACCAGCGCCACAGGATGAAATAAGTGATCAGGCAATTACAAATGGAGGAGACCCAACATCTGAATCACATTTCTAG